One segment of Carya illinoinensis cultivar Pawnee chromosome 1, C.illinoinensisPawnee_v1, whole genome shotgun sequence DNA contains the following:
- the LOC122280688 gene encoding uncharacterized protein LOC122280688 gives MNQDEIELIFIEHFRSIYPSTKPEIPSELEDLFQRQISEQENVCLTKVPKEAEIYEALKKIPNYKAPGPDGCNIKENSIIAHELLHHLKKLKGKKGQMAIKLDMEKTFDFIEWDFLFAIMKALGYSNKWINLVRECITMVTFLELINGSPRGFFHAERGLIQGDPISPFLFILCTEVLSRLIARSEAMGTIKGLKLGRNCPSISHLLFADDLIIFGIAEETVARNISRNLEKYQEWSGQRINKEKSSIYITVNEYELQKFLVGHKERSKAQALSKIVEVDLSTEKGRWLRIEIDGKYEHGTASQDRMGNKPSKHQYMALAPHKKKYLKTNTFWQVNAKVADSIFWKNLLKTRKLLEQGMCYQISNGTAVSAWTDPWTPSLENFRPNPLSHITVLSPSLKVSDFIIQESHYWNLTKMKLFFSHESIKEILKIPLPSTRLRDDCRIWIKNHNGKFSVKIAYHLAAKSINDIHVSISNMDNTAFEKIWKLKIHDRHKLLLWKLSWDILPTRGILKRFLSFMPTLLCPLCNEQEETLFHLFIECPISRILWRQSRWPLNLSSVVTNTIQEWITLILNPNQKLGLNPQDVHPFQIFAALIMDFTWWMRNETVHNQKVIPLQKAKELLIPHIRKI, from the exons ATGAATCAGGatgaaattgaattaattttcaTAGAACATTTCAGGTCCATCTACCCTTCAACAAAGCCTGAAATTCCAAGTGAGCTAGAAGATCTATTTCAAAGGCAAATATCTGAACAGGAAAATGTTTGTCTAACAAAAGTGCCAAAAGAAGCGGAGATCTATGAGGCACTAAAGAAAATCCCAAACTACAAAGCTCCAGGTCCAGATG GTTgtaatataaaggaaaattcAATCATTGCTCATGAGCTGCTTCATCATCTCAAAAAACTGAAAGGAAAGAAGGGTCAAATGGCAATCAAACTAGACATGGAGAAAACATTCGACTTTATAGAATGGGATTTCTTGTTTGCAATAATGAAAGCATTGGGATACAGCAACAAGTGGATCAATCTCGTCAGAGAGTGTATAACAATGGTAACCTTCTTGGAACTTATAAATGGCTCCCCTCGTGGTTTTTTTCATGCTGAAAGGGGACTCATACAAGGTGACCCAATCTCACCTTTCCTATTCATTCTATGCACTGAAGTCCTATCAAGATTAATTGCTAGATCAGAAGCTATGGGAACCATAAAAGGGCTCAAATTAGGCAGAAATTGTCCGTCAATCTCACATCTTCTATTCGCAGATGATCTCATCATTTTTGGAATAGCTGAAGAAACCGTAGCAAGGAATATAAGCAGAAATCTGGAAAAGTACCAGGAATGGTCAGGCCAACGaatcaacaaagaaaaatcatcaatcTACATTACAG TCAATGAATACGAGCTTCAAAAATTTTTGGTGGGGCACAAAGAAAGATCAAAAGCACAAGCTCTATCTAAAATCGTGGAAGTCGATCTGTCAACCGAAAAAGGAAGGTGGCTTAGGATTGAGATTGATGGAAAATATGAACATGGCACTGCTAGCCAAGACAGGATGGGAAATAAGCCAAGCAAACACCAATATATGGCACTCGCTcctcacaaaaaaaaatatctgaagACAAACACTTTCTGGCAGGTAAACGCAAAGGTAGCAGATTCTATCTTCTGGAAGAACTTACTAAAAACTCGTAAACTGCTAGAACAAGGTATGTGCTATCAAATTTCCAATGGAACAGCAGTGAGTGCTTGGACAGATCCATGGACACCATCTCTTGAAAATTTCAGACCGaatccgctaagtcatattacGGTCTTATCTCCATCACTCAAAGTTTCAGATTTCATCATCCAAGAATCTCACTATTGGAACCTGacaaaaatgaaacttttcttcAGCCACGAAAGCATCAAAGAAATCTTGAAGATACCACTTCCTAGCACAAGATTAAGAGATGATTGCCGCATATGGATCAAAAACCACAACGGGAAATTCTCAGTCAAAATAGCTTATCATCTGGCAGCAAAAAGCATCAATGATATCCACGTAAGCATCTCAAACATGGATAATACTGCTTTTGAGAAGATTTGGAAGTTAAAAATTCACGATCGCCATAAGCTCCTTCTGTGGAAACTTTCCTGGGATATATTACCCACGAGaggaattttgaagagattctTATCATTCATGCCAACTCTCCTTTGTCCTTTATGCAATGAGCAAGAAGAAACTTTGTTCCATCTCTTTATAGAGTGCCCAATCTCAAGAATCTTATGGAGACAAAGTAGATGGCCTTTAAATCTTTCCTCAGTGGTCACCAACACTATTCAGGAATGGATTACTCTAATTCTCAATCCAAATCAGAAGTTGGGACTAAACCCCCAGGATGTTcatccttttcaaatttttgcgGCTCTAATTATGGATTTTACATGGTGGATGAGAAATGAGACAGTCCACAATCAAAAAGTCATACCACTGCAGAAAGCAAAAGAACTACTAATTCCTCATATCAGGAAAATCTAA